Sequence from the Procambarus clarkii isolate CNS0578487 chromosome 2, FALCON_Pclarkii_2.0, whole genome shotgun sequence genome:
CGAGCACTTGAGGTCCGGGTGGAGCGAACGGATTTTCTCGAGTGCTTTCTGAATGTTGCTTAAGGTCCCAGAGATTTTAACCTCATCTTCAGTGTTTTCCCGATCTGGAACTGTAATAAACACATCATATGTTTGCATTAGCCTATTTTTAGTGTTCCCTTTTGGTCCTATTATAATATGTCTTAACCTGTAGGGAATCTCAACACGTTTTGTTATCCTCTGTGTGGTTTCAGCAGCAGTGATCATCGAGGCGATTTTAGCTGTGGCTTCAGCTACGTTTTGAGCTCTACCGCTTATTTTTACACTAGTCGTCAGGTTGTCCGTTGACGTGACACGTATTTTGACATTTGTGTCTGTGGTTAAGGACTGTATTGTTTTTCCGTCCTTTCCTATTATGAACCCGGTAAATTTCGATGGGACATCAAtgaattttgttacaaatttcatTGATTCTGCGGTTTTAATTATATCTGTTATATTCTGCGTCACTAGGTCAACATTTTCTGGCTTACCACAGATGGTAATACCATCCTCAGTATTTTCCTTATTAGGTATGGTAATAGTTACATCGTAATTGGCCTTTAGGAACTCAATTTGTTCTCCTTTAGGACCAATTACGATTTTTCTCATCTCTGCTGCCACGGGGAGTACAACCTTTACATTTTCTGAGCATTTTTGCTCGCTTTCCGCAATCATTTCGGCTATTTGTTTTTTAGCCTTAACAACGTTTTGGCCAGTACCTTGTATTGTGACTCCGTCGACCGTATTCTCTTTTGCTGGGACAATAATTAGTACATTATGTGTCTGCATTAGAGATTTTAGGGTCTCCCCTCCTGGACCTATGATTAGTTTTCTATGGTGGCAAGGGACGGGAATAACGTCTTCCTCCTGCCAAGTCGCCGCCACTGTCCGAACACTTGTCTCCTCAACTTTAACGCCTTTGGCATCATTGCTGGCGCCCTTCCTGGAGCCCTTGGCGTCCTTCCTGGAGCCCTTGGCGTCCTTGTTGGGGTCCTTGGCGTCCTTGCTGGAGACAGTGTCCTTGGCGTCATTGTTGGAGTCCTTGGCGTCCTTGCCAGAGGCCTTGGCGCCCTTCCTGGAGCCCTTGGCGCCCTTCCTGGAGCCCTTGGCGTCCTTGTTGGGGTCCTTGGCGTCCTTGTTGGGGTCCTTGGCGTCCTTGTTGGGGCCCTTGGCGTCCTTGTTGGGGTCCTTGGCGTCCTTGTTGGGGCCCTTGGCGTCCTTGTTGGGGTCCTTGGCGTCCTTGCTGGAGACAGTGTCCTTGGCGTATTTGTTGGGTTCCTTGGCGTCCTTGCTGGAGACAGTGTCCTTGGCGTCCTTGCTGGAGACAGTGTCCTTGGCGTCCTTGCCAGAGGCCTTGGCGCCCTTCCTGGAGCCCTTGGCGCCCTTCCTGGAGCCCTTGGCGTCCTTGTTGGGGTCCTTGGCGTTCTTGTTGGGGTCCTCGGCGTCCTTGTTGGAGTCCTCGGCGCCCTTGCCATAGGCCTTGGCGTCCTTGCTTGAGTCCTTGGCGTCCTTGCTTGAGTCCTCGGCGTCCTTGCTTGAGTCCTCGGCGTCCTTGCTTGAGTCCTCGGCGCCCTTACCATAGGCCTTGGCGTCCTTGCTGGAGCCCTTGGCGCCCTTGTTGGGCTCCTTGGCGTCCTTGCTTGAGTCCTTGGCGTCCTTGTTGGGGTCCTTGGCGTCTTTGCCAGAGGCCTTGGCGCCCTTGGCGTCCTTGTTGGGGTCCTTGGCGTCCTTGTTGGGGTCCTTGGCATTCTTGTTGTGGTCCTTGGCGTCCTTGTTGGGGTCCTTGGCGTCCTTGCTGGAGACAGTGTCCTTGGCGTCCTTGTTGGGGTCCTTGGCGTCCTTGCCACCCTTCCTGGAGCCCTTGGCGCCCTTCCTGGAGCCCTTGGCGTCCTTGTTGGGGTCCTTGGCGTCCTTGTTGGGGTCCTTGGCGTCCTTGTTGGGGTCCTCGGCGTCCTTGTTGGAGTCCTCGGCGCCCTTGCCATAGGCCTTGGCGTCCTTGCTGGAGCCCTTGGCGCCCTTGTTGGGCTCCTTGGCGTCCTTGCTTGAGTCCTTGGCGCCCTTGCTTGAGTCCTCGGCGCCCTTACCATAGGCCTTGGCGTCCTTGCTGGAGCCCTTGGCGCCCTTGTTGGGCTCCTTGGCGTCCTTGCTTGAGTCCTTGGCGCCCTTGCTTGAGTCCTCGGCGCCCTTGCTTGAGTCCTCGGCGCCCTTACCATTGGCCTTGGCGTCCTTGCTGGAGCCCTTGGCGTCCTTGTTTGGGTCCTTGGCGCCCTTGCCAGAGGCCTTGGCGCCCTTGTCAGAGGCCTTGGGGCCCTTGCTGGAGCCCTTGGCGTACATGTTGGGGTCCTTGGGGCCCTTGCTGGAGACAGTGTCCTCGGCGCCCTTGCTGGAGTCCTCGGCGTCCTTGCTGGAGTCCTCGGCGCCCTTGCTGGAGTCCTCGGCGTCCTTGCTGGAGTCCTCGGCGTCCTTGCTGGAGTCCTCGGCGCCCTTGCTGGAGTCCTCGGCGCCCTTGCTGGAGTCCTCGGCGTCCTTGCTGGAGTCCTCGGCGCCCTTGCTGGAGTCCTCGGCGCCCTTGCTGGAGTCCTCGGCGCTTTTGCTGGTGTCCTCGGCGCCCTTGCTGGAGTCCTCAGCGTCCTTGATGGAGTCCTCAGCGTCCTTGCTGGAGTCCTCGGCGCCCTTGCTGGAGTCCTCGGCGCCCTGGACAGTGTCCTTGGCGCCCTGGACAGTGTCCTTGGCGCCCTTGCTGGAGTCCTCGGCGCCCTTGCTGGAGTCCTCGGCGCCCTTGCTGGAGTCCTCGGCGCCCTTGCTGGAGTCCTCGGCGCCCTTGCTGGAGTCCTCGGCGCCCTTGCTGGAGTCCTCGGCGCCCTTGCTGGAGTCCTCGGCGCCCTTGCTGGAGTCCTCGGCGCCCTTGCTGGAGTCCTCGGCGCCCTTGCTGGAGTCCTCGGCGCCCTTGCTGGAGTCCTCGGCGCCCTTGCTGGAGTCCTCGGCGCCCTTGCTGGAGTCCTCGGCGCCCTTGCTGGAGTCCTCGGCGCCCTTGCTGGAGTCCTCGGCGCCCTTGCTGGAGTCCTCGGCGCCCTTGCTGGAGTCCTCGGCGCACTTGCTGGAGTCCTCGGCATCCTGGACAGTGTCCTTCGTGACCTGGACAGTGTCCCCGTCACCCTGGACAGTGTCCCCGTCACCCTGGACAGTGTCCCCGTCACCCTGGACAGTGTCCCCGTCACCCTGGACAGTGTCCCCGTCACCCTGGACAGTGTCCCCGTCACCCTGGACAGTGTCCCCGTCACCCTGGACAGTGTCCTTCGTGACCTGGGCAGTGTCCTTCGTGACCTGGGCAGTGTCCTTGGCGCCCTGGCGACAGCGACGACGCAGCAGATAAATAACCGCGAGGACCGCCAGGAGCAAGAGCCCTGCCATCCCTACCAGTGACAGGATGCCAGCGGCACCTCCGCCGCCCACCACAGTCACTTCGCCCAACCTGTTCACGTAATCTCTACTGTTGGACATTATTACGTATGTAAATAAATTATACTTTTTTTTGTTTTGGAAAAAATCAGGCCTATTTTTGAGACAATTTTTGGATGAAAGGGGGATGGTttggataccttgaggttaccttgaggtgcttccggggcttagtgtcccgcggcccggtcgtcgaccaggcctaaggtgaggtgaggtggatAGGTGAGGTTTCTAGTctagtgctctctctctctgtctgtctctctctctctctctctctctctctctctctctctctctctctctctctctctctctctctctctctctctctctcgctctctctctcgctctctctctcgctctctctctcgctctctctctctctctctctctctctctctctctctctctctctctctctctctctctctctctctctctctctctctctctctctctctttctctctctctctgtctctctgtctctctctctctctctctctctctctctctctctctctctctctctctctcttctctctttctttcttctttctttctttctttctttctttctttcctttctttctttctttctttctttctttctttctttctttcttctttctttctttctttctttctttctttctttctttctttctttctttctttctttctttctttcttttccaaTTCCTTCCCAATATATTTTTCCAATTCCACATACATACATCACATTAACTCGATACATGTCTATGAGAACATCCATTAGGCCTATATTTTGGGCGCGAATATAAATATAGAAGTACGCAACTGGCAACGCCAGGGTCGTAGGTTCGCGTCCGAGTGGATTTTCTCACGCAACATATGTTAGACCcactctggagtatgcagccccagcacggACTCCAGACAATAAGTACAGCAGTAAGCAATATGGGTGGTGATGGACTGAGGGGAATGAAGTAAAGTgagaataaacattccattcacttgGGCTGTAGGAAATTGGACCACGtgggggccagggttcgagtctgctAGAGCCCAAGTGGATGGAACTATAGTGAGAGGCTACGAGAGCAGGACCTCAGCACCTGAGGAAGCAGAAGAGGGGGACACTCTACCAGACTACAAATCTTAAGGAAGATCCGCGAAGTTAGACATTACCTGGTATTCAAAATGGATGGCTGTGGAACGACGGGATATTGACGCCAATTGGAGGCGTAAATGACACAAATATAAACATATTTTTAAGCGTATGAGTTATACATAAATGGAACGGAATACAAATGTATATTGATTAAAGACTTTCAGTGCACAGCCTTAAAGATAACTACTGCTAATAACACGCAAGGTGTTATGGCATTAAGTACTACAAAGTTGGAAATGCAGAGCttaagagctgaagctcgactcGGCATACATTTAGGCGAGTGGAAGGCGAGAATACATAGAGATGGAGTTgggacactttgatattttcttctaccgTCCCCTATTCTTTCCCCTACCACGTGGAAGTGAAGCGAGAGGGAGGCTTCAGTATGGCTAGACATGGTTGTGGCTGCAGGGGCCTCCTGGCGCCCTGCTCGTCGCCCACCACGACCACAGGACAAGGGCTGTGTCCAGGCAGGACACAGATGTGGGTCGCGTCTTAGCATGCACGCTGCATGCTGGGAAATGCCTGCCCACTCCTTGCTGACCCCCAGTTACTTACCAGGGCAGTCGCAGTGGAGCAGCAGAGGTAGTAATGCTTGGGGatgggttggggaggggggggggggcagtagcaGCAGGGGCGGTTGTcctggggaaggggtgggggggggggtaatgggggaagtgtggggtggaATTTTTATCGAAATCCAATAGGTCCCGAGACCCTTTGACTCCCGGTGTCTGTTGCTGGGAGCAGAGGCAATACCCATATGTGAGGCTAGGTGCTCAATAGCTCTCCCGGGGTGATGCTAGGGTCTTAATAAATCCCCTGGGGTTATCCTAGGAGCTGAATAGTTCCCGTGATGATGCTAGGAGCTGAATATATGCTCTGGGGTGATGCTAGGAGCTGAATATATGCTCTAGGGTGATGCTAGGAGCTGAATATATGCTCTGGGGTGATGCTAGGAGCTCAATAGTTCCCGCGGTGATGCTAGGAGCTGAATATATGATCTGGGGTGATGCTAGGAGCTCAATAGTTCCCGCGGTGATGCTAGGAGCTGAATATATGCTCTGGGGTGATGCTAGGAGCTCAATAGTTCCCGTGGTGATGCTAGGAGCTGAATATATGCTCTGGGGTGATGCTAGGAGCTCAATAGTTCCCGCAGTGATGCTAGGAGCTCAATATATGCTCTGGGGTGATGCTAGGAGCTCAATAGTTCCCGCGGTAATGCTAGGAGCTGAATATATGCTCTGGGGTGATGCTAGGAGCTCAGTAGTTCCCGCGGTGATGCTAGGAGCTGAATATATGCTCTGGGGTGATGCTAGGAGCTGAATATATGCTCTGGGGTGATGCTAGGAGCTCAATAGATCACCGGGGTGATACTTTAATTCAGACAGGTAGGTactccagtgtggtggtgggagccaGTTTACTGTTTACCTGGGGATACTGAAGGGGGAAGCCCCTTTTTGAGTCGTGGCCCTCAAGTCTGATGCCCCCCACCGCGTATTGCTCTACTCGGGACGCTCTTCTTCCCTCCCCTCTTACCCCTCTActaccttacccctccccccctccccctctctcacagcTCCTCTACCACTCTCACTGCACCTCTTCTGTCCCCCCCATCCTCGCCGGGGGGTGAAGATCTCTCCCCAGCATCACCTGACCTTTCCAAGCCAAACGGCAGGAAATCCCAAACTGCACTACTCACCGCGCTCACAACTGGCCACACCTGTACAAGTGCACTACCTTTCATAATGCTGCATTCTACCTTTCATAATGCTGCATTCTACCTTTCATAATGCTGCATTCTACCTTTCATAATGCTGCATTCTACCTTTCATAATGCTGCATTCTACCTTTCATAATGCTGCATTCTACCTTTCATAATGCTACATTCTACCTTTCATAATGCTGCATTCTACCTTTCATAATGCTACATTCTACCTTTCATAATGCTGCATTCTACCTTTCATAATGCTGCATTCTACCTTTCATAATGCTAGATTCTACCTTTCATAATGCTACATTCTACCTTTCATAATGCTAGATTCTACCTTTCATAATGCTACATTCTACCTTTCATAATGCTGCATTCTACCTTTCATAATGCTGCATTCTACCTTTCATAATGCTGCATTCTACCTTTCATAATGCTACATTCTACCTTTCATAATGCTACATTCTACCTTTCATAATGCTACATTCTACCTTTCATAATGCTGCATTCTACCTTTCATAATGCTGCATTCTACCTTTCATAATGCTACATTCTACCTTTCATAATGCTGCATTCTACATTTCATAATGCTACATTCTACCTTTCATAATGCTGCATTCTATCTTTCATAATGCTAGATTCTACCTTTCATAATGCTACATTCTACCTTTCATAATGCTAGATTCTACCTTTCATAATGCTACATTCTACCTTTCATAGTGCTATATTCTACCTTTCATAATGCTACATTCTACCTTTCATAATGCTGCATTCTACCTTTCATAATGCTATATTCTACCTTTCATAATGCTATATTCTACTTTTCATAATGCTACATTCTACCTTTCATAATGCTACATTCTACCTTTCATAATGCTACATTCTACCTTTCATAATGCTACATTCTACCTTTCATAATGCTACATTCTACCTTTCATAGTGCTACATTCTACCTTTCATAATGCTACATTCTACCTTTCATAATGCTACATTCTACCTTTCATAATGCTACATTCTACCTTTCATAGTGCTACATTCTACCTTTCATAATGCTACATTCTACCTTTCATAATGCTACATTCTACCTTTCATAATGCTACATTCTACCTTTCATAATGCTACATTCTACCTTTCATAGTGCTATATTCTACCTTTCATAATGCTACATTCTACCTTTCATAATGCTGCATTCTACCTTTCATAATGCTACATTCTACCTTTCATAATGCTACATTCTACCTTTCATAATGCTACATTCTACCTTTCATAGTGCTATATTCTACCTTTCATAGTGCTATATTCTACCTTTCATAATGCTACATTCTACCTTTCATAATGCTGCATTCTACCTTTCATAATGCTATATTCTACCTTTCATAATGCTATAGTATACTTTTCATAATGCTACATTCTACCTTTCATAATGCTACATTCTACCTTTCATAATGCTACATTCTACCTTTCATAATGCTACATTCTACCTTTCATAGTGCTATATTCTACCTTTCATAATGCTACATTCTACCTTTCATAATGCTGCATTCTACCTTTCATAATGCTATGTTCTACCTTTCATAATGCTATATTCTACCTTTTATAATGCTACATTCTACCTTTCATAATGCTGCATTCTACCTTTCATAATGCTACATTCTACCTTTCATAATGCTACATTCTACCTTTCATAATGCTACATTCTACCTTTCATAATGCTACATTCTACCTTTCATAATGCTGCATTCTACCTTTCATAATGCTACATTCTACCTTTCATAATGCTACATTCTACCTTTCATAATGCTACATTCTACCTTTCATAATGCTACATTCTACCTTTCATAATGCTACATTCTACCTTTCATAATGCTACATTCTACCTTTCATAGTGCTACATTCTACCTTTCATAATGCTACATTCTACCTTTCATAATGCTGCATTCTACCTTTCATAATGCTATATTCTACCTTTCATAATGCTATATTCTACCTTTTATAATGCTACATTCTACCTTTCATAATGCTGCATTCTACCTTTCATAATGCTACATTCTACCTTTCATAATGCTACATTCTACCTTTCATAATGCTGCATTCTACCTTTCATAATGCTACATTCTACCTTTCATAATGCTACATTCTACCTTTCATAATGCTGCATTCTACCTTTCATAATGCTACATTCTACCTTTCATAATGCTGCATTCTACCTTTCATAATGCTACATTCTACCTTTCATAATGCTACATTCTACCTTTCATAATGCTACATTCTACCTTTTAGAATTAATGTTGGGTGAAACTATAGGCACGACGCCATTTTTCACGTCGTGCTGTATTCGTAATcctggggttcgatccccggtgatagcagaaacaaaatggacagagtttctttcaccttgatgccgctgtttcctagtagtaaataggtacctgggagttagacagctgtcatgggctgtttccttgctgtgtgtatgtgtgtgtgtgtgtgtgtttggggggggagaATAGTtgctagtaacagttgattgacagttgagaggcggaccgaaagagcagaactcaactccgcaagcacaactaggcgaatacacatacatacatacatacatacacacatacatacatacatacatacatacatacatacatacatacatacatacatacatacacacatacacacatacacacatacatacataatatgtatgtatgtatgtatggtagAACCACCTACCGCGAGCGGCTGGTAGAGCCAGTCGCTCTACCTACTGAGCCCATAAATGCCCTTTAAAGGAAGTATGGACTATATGGCGGTTAGCAACGTTATATGCCTATAGGACGTGGACCACCTAACACGTAGATGCCGAAGTGGCACCCCCAGGGAAGGCCTAACGCTGGAGTCGGGAAGCATGTAGGCGAGTACGAAGTGGAACTgtttgggcaatccaggggaaatGCCACACTTGGCCCTAGTGT
This genomic interval carries:
- the LOC138366214 gene encoding dentin sialophosphoprotein-like; the encoded protein is MSNSRDYVNRLGEVTVVGGGGAAGILSLVGMAGLLLLAVLAVIYLLRRRCRQGAKDTAQVTKDTAQVTKDTVQGDGDTVQGDGDTVQGDGDTVQGDGDTVQGDGDTVQGDGDTVQGDGDTVQVTKDTVQDAEDSSKCAEDSSKGAEDSSKGAEDSSKGAEDSSKGAEDSSKGAEDSSKGAEDSSKGAEDSSKGAEDSSKGAEDSSKGAEDSSKGAEDSSKGAEDSSKGAEDSSKGAEDSSKGAEDSSKGAEDSSKGAKDTVQGAKDTVQGAEDSSKGAEDSSKDAEDSIKDAEDSSKGAEDTSKSAEDSSKGAEDSSKGAEDSSKDAEDSSKGAEDSSKGAEDSSKDAEDSSKDAEDSSKGAEDSSKDAEDSSKGAEDTVSSKGPKDPNMYAKGSSKGPKASDKGAKASGKGAKDPNKDAKGSSKDAKANGKGAEDSSKGAEDSSKGAKDSSKDAKEPNKGAKGSSKDAKAYGKGAEDSSKGAKDSSKDAKEPNKGAKGSSKDAKAYGKGAEDSNKDAEDPNKDAKDPNKDAKDPNKDAKGSRKGAKGSRKGGKDAKDPNKDAKDTVSSKDAKDPNKDAKDHNKNAKDPNKDAKDPNKDAKGAKASGKDAKDPNKDAKDSSKDAKEPNKGAKGSSKDAKAYGKGAEDSSKDAEDSSKDAEDSSKDAKDSSKDAKAYGKGAEDSNKDAEDPNKNAKDPNKDAKGSRKGAKGSRKGAKASGKDAKDTVSSKDAKDTVSSKDAKEPNKYAKDTVSSKDAKDPNKDAKGPNKDAKDPNKDAKGPNKDAKDPNKDAKDPNKDAKGSRKGAKGSRKGAKASGKDAKDSNNDAKDTVSSKDAKDPNKDAKGSRKDAKGSRKGASNDAKGVKVEETSVRTVAATWQEEDVIPVPCHHRKLIIGPGGETLKSLMQTHNVLIIVPAKENTVDGVTIQGTGQNVVKAKKQIAEMIAESEQKCSENVKVVLPVAAEMRKIVIGPKGEQIEFLKANYDVTITIPNKENTEDGITICGKPENVDLVTQNITDIIKTAESMKFVTKFIDVPSKFTGFIIGKDGKTIQSLTTDTNVKIRVTSTDNLTTSVKISGRAQNVAEATAKIASMITAAETTQRITKRVEIPYRLRHIIIGPKGNTKNRLMQTYDVFITVPDRENTEDEVKISGTLSNIQKALEKIRSLHPDLKCSALLQNNSAPTLVDDLNQAPTLVDDLNQAPTLVDDINQAPTLVDDLNQAPTLVDDINQAPTLSVETNQSDGNIVVRT